A stretch of Methanobrevibacter sp. YE315 DNA encodes these proteins:
- a CDS encoding metalloprotease, with product MFEYTRREIIGLTIAFVVLSFCFAISVVKLDLHGIISILPIVMVGVGIGVILREIAQKYMAMKYGCEAEFRLWPIGLLFAFATSFFGFVFAMPGEIRTNPDEVTDEIDGKIGISGPMSNMVLALVFIGIAALVYPFSLHSKILELIYLICTVGFSVNSFLAAFNLLPLYSLDGIKVLKWNPKYWIVIFVIAVAMMLLSITIGAENMVTMLIGA from the coding sequence ATGTTTGAATATACAAGAAGGGAAATAATTGGTTTAACAATTGCATTTGTCGTACTTTCATTTTGTTTTGCAATATCAGTTGTTAAACTAGATCTTCATGGAATCATTTCAATTTTACCTATTGTTATGGTTGGTGTAGGAATAGGAGTTATATTGCGTGAAATCGCACAGAAATACATGGCAATGAAATATGGCTGCGAGGCGGAATTTAGATTATGGCCTATTGGATTATTGTTTGCGTTTGCAACATCATTTTTCGGTTTTGTATTTGCAATGCCTGGGGAAATCAGAACCAATCCTGATGAGGTTACCGATGAAATAGATGGTAAAATTGGAATTTCCGGGCCGATGTCTAATATGGTCCTTGCATTAGTGTTTATAGGAATTGCAGCTTTAGTATATCCTTTTTCATTACACTCAAAAATTCTTGAATTAATATATTTAATTTGTACTGTAGGATTTTCTGTCAATAGCTTTTTAGCAGCATTTAACCTATTGCCTCTTTATAGTTTGGACGGAATTAAAGTTTTAAAATGGAATCCAAAATATTGGATTGTTATATTTGTCATTGCTGTAGCTATGATGTTGCTGTCCATTACTATTGGCGCTGAAAATATGGTTACAATGCTTATAGGAGCATAA